One genomic segment of Nitrosopumilus sp. includes these proteins:
- a CDS encoding anthranilate synthase component I family protein yields the protein MDTFGKIQAKVIPLDLSENQFQIYNKISRNYSHSFLFESLNGPEVLAETSVMGFDPKIILKGYSNKVEIIENNQTKTIDTSDPFSELKKLLSKSNDTSYRYLGGAVGVVNYDAIRIVEKIPDTHNAPQQLMEFGIYDDGILFDNVHKKLFYFYNEKNRFDDLQMGKGGFGKFSASDVKPNMDESKYSEIVNKAKKYIHDGDIFQVVLSRKFSFDINGDNLALYKTLRHLNPSPYMYHLKQGEKTIIGASPEMLVRITDNKVETFPIAGTRKITDDEDKNNRLAEELIQDEKELAEHTMLVDLGRNDIGRVCKYGTVHPESLMEIKRFSHVQHIVSHISGTLDPKNDMFDAFKAVFPAGTVSGAPKVRAMEIIDELETEARGPYAGAVGYFSYNGCCDFAIAIRSIFIEKNKGFVQSGAGIVSDSIDKNEFKETEHKAEAMLQALKEASN from the coding sequence GTGGACACCTTTGGAAAAATTCAAGCAAAAGTAATACCCCTAGATTTATCTGAAAACCAATTTCAAATTTATAATAAAATTTCAAGAAATTATTCTCACTCATTTCTCTTTGAATCACTAAATGGTCCTGAAGTACTAGCAGAAACATCGGTGATGGGATTTGACCCTAAAATAATTCTAAAAGGATATTCAAATAAAGTTGAGATCATAGAAAATAATCAAACTAAAACAATTGACACATCAGATCCATTTTCAGAATTAAAAAAACTACTCAGTAAATCAAATGACACATCATATAGATATCTTGGAGGAGCAGTAGGAGTAGTAAATTATGATGCAATAAGAATAGTAGAAAAAATTCCAGATACTCATAATGCACCTCAACAGTTGATGGAATTTGGAATTTATGATGATGGAATTTTATTTGATAATGTTCACAAAAAACTATTTTATTTTTATAATGAAAAAAATAGATTTGATGATCTTCAAATGGGGAAAGGGGGTTTTGGGAAATTTAGTGCTAGTGATGTAAAACCAAACATGGATGAGTCAAAATATTCAGAGATTGTAAACAAAGCTAAAAAATACATACATGATGGAGATATTTTTCAAGTAGTATTGTCACGAAAGTTTTCATTTGACATTAATGGAGATAATCTTGCATTATACAAAACACTACGACATCTTAATCCGTCACCTTACATGTACCATTTAAAACAAGGAGAAAAGACAATTATTGGAGCATCACCAGAAATGTTGGTTCGAATTACAGATAACAAAGTTGAAACATTTCCAATTGCAGGAACAAGAAAAATTACAGATGATGAGGATAAAAATAACAGACTAGCTGAAGAGTTAATTCAGGATGAAAAGGAGTTAGCAGAGCATACAATGTTAGTGGATTTAGGTAGAAATGATATTGGTAGAGTTTGTAAATATGGAACTGTTCATCCAGAATCATTAATGGAAATTAAGAGATTCAGTCATGTTCAGCACATTGTAAGCCACATTTCAGGCACTCTAGATCCTAAAAACGACATGTTTGATGCGTTTAAAGCAGTTTTTCCTGCAGGAACTGTCTCAGGGGCACCAAAAGTCAGAGCCATGGAAATAATTGACGAGTTAGAAACTGAAGCTAGAGGACCATATGCAGGGGCCGTAGGATATTTTTCATATAATGGATGTTGTGATTTTGCTATTGCCATTAGAAGTATTTTCATTGAAAAGAATAAGGGATTTGTACAATCAGGTGCTGGAATTGTTTCAGACTCTATTGACAAAAATGAGTTTAAGGAAACAGAACACAAAGCAGAAGCAATGCTTCAAGCATTAAAGGAGGCATCAAATTGA
- a CDS encoding aminodeoxychorismate/anthranilate synthase component II yields the protein MKFLVIDNYDSFVYNIAQYLGELGVDCDVIRNNKITLEKIIGKKYDAIIISPGPGTPEDKKYFGICSDVIKELGPNTPILGVCLGHQGIINAFGGKVTNAGCVRHGKTSSVVHTNSELFKDVKNPFRATRYHSLVGDKTIIPDILEITATASDDGEIMGIRHKEYLIEGVQFHPESIMTEDGKKILENFIKQVKEKK from the coding sequence TTGAAATTTCTTGTAATTGACAATTATGATTCGTTTGTGTATAACATTGCACAATATTTAGGAGAATTGGGAGTTGATTGTGATGTTATAAGAAATAACAAAATCACATTAGAGAAGATTATTGGAAAAAAATACGATGCAATAATTATTTCACCAGGACCAGGTACGCCTGAAGATAAAAAATACTTTGGAATATGCTCAGATGTAATCAAAGAATTAGGGCCAAATACACCAATACTTGGAGTGTGTCTAGGACATCAAGGAATTATTAATGCATTTGGGGGCAAAGTTACTAATGCAGGTTGTGTAAGACATGGCAAAACTAGTTCAGTAGTACATACCAATTCAGAATTATTCAAAGATGTAAAAAATCCATTTAGAGCAACAAGATACCACAGTCTAGTTGGGGATAAAACAATAATCCCAGATATTCTTGAAATAACAGCTACTGCATCAGATGATGGGGAGATCATGGGAATTAGACATAAAGAGTATCTCATCGAGGGTGTTCAATTTCATCCAGAATCAATAATGACAGAAGACGGTAAAAAAATTCTGGAAAATTTTATAAAACAAGTAAAGGAGAAAAAATGA
- the trpD gene encoding anthranilate phosphoribosyltransferase: protein MISNIIEKLKQKTDLSYDETNQIMTDILSGKTTDSENVDFLSNLASKGETDDELLAMLDKMQEFSLKIEPKNEGTVIDMCGTGGDKLQTFNISTTASFVVAAAGGIVAKHGNRSSSGVSGSADIFEYFGYDLNLEPLEISEILQRHNICFMFAQKFHPAMRFVSSARKQIGKRTAFNLLGPLSNPANVKNQLVGVFSIEYLDRLPLLLKRKGAENIMTVRSDDGMDEFSTSATNRVCILRNEKTLMNTIDPEVLGLHKSNLSDIQIKTKDDAIKSFVSVLNNTSNQAMTETTALNAAGGLIVSNICKNFEEAIELALKTIKDGKAMSLLERFVKDTGNFSKLKEIKDG from the coding sequence ATGATTTCAAATATTATTGAAAAATTGAAACAAAAAACAGATCTGTCCTATGATGAGACGAATCAGATAATGACAGACATTCTATCTGGAAAAACCACAGATTCAGAAAATGTGGATTTTCTATCAAATCTTGCATCAAAAGGAGAGACAGATGATGAACTTTTAGCCATGCTAGATAAAATGCAGGAATTTTCACTAAAAATTGAGCCTAAAAATGAAGGAACAGTAATTGATATGTGTGGAACAGGAGGAGATAAACTCCAAACTTTCAACATATCCACTACAGCATCATTTGTAGTAGCAGCAGCTGGTGGAATAGTGGCAAAACATGGAAACCGATCAAGTTCGGGAGTATCAGGCAGTGCAGATATTTTTGAATATTTTGGATATGACTTGAATTTAGAACCTTTAGAAATTTCAGAGATTTTACAAAGACACAACATCTGTTTTATGTTTGCCCAAAAATTTCATCCTGCAATGAGATTTGTGTCATCGGCTAGAAAACAAATTGGGAAAAGAACAGCATTTAATCTTCTTGGACCACTTTCAAATCCTGCAAATGTTAAGAATCAACTAGTAGGTGTATTTTCAATTGAATATCTAGATAGACTTCCACTACTTCTCAAAAGAAAAGGAGCTGAAAACATAATGACTGTTCGTTCAGATGACGGAATGGATGAATTTTCTACTAGTGCAACAAACAGAGTGTGTATTTTAAGAAATGAAAAAACATTAATGAATACAATTGATCCTGAAGTATTAGGATTACATAAATCAAATCTATCTGATATTCAAATAAAAACTAAAGACGATGCTATCAAATCATTTGTGTCCGTATTAAATAACACATCAAATCAGGCAATGACAGAAACAACTGCACTTAATGCAGCAGGAGGATTGATTGTATCAAATATTTGTAAGAATTTTGAAGAGGCAATTGAATTAGCTCTAAAAACAATAAAAGATGGAAAGGCAATGTCATTATTAGAAAGATTTGTCAAGGATACAGGAAATTTTTCTAAGTTAAAGGAGATAAAAGATGGCTGA